In Cupriavidus taiwanensis, the following are encoded in one genomic region:
- a CDS encoding response regulator transcription factor — protein MGKKTASRIASLEDAPADAALIRQVVAGAGFECVGFSESRRLLLALRDAGFDLLLLDWQMPDLSGREVLAWVRTHLDRRIPVMFLTCRDAEHDIVSALAAGADDYMVKPIRPAELAARIECLLRRAYPAQASPHAPLRLGDYAFDCALRKVTCNGQPIGLTPKEFDLAVLLFRHEGRIVTRDHITAAVWGREISPMSRTIDTHVSRVRSKLGLQAEHGMRLTPVYTHGYRLERMAHAERAAA, from the coding sequence ATGGGAAAGAAAACGGCATCGCGCATTGCATCGCTTGAGGACGCGCCCGCGGATGCGGCGCTGATCCGCCAGGTCGTCGCCGGCGCGGGATTCGAATGCGTGGGCTTCAGCGAAAGCCGGCGCCTGCTGCTGGCGCTGCGCGACGCCGGCTTCGACCTGCTGCTGCTGGACTGGCAGATGCCTGACCTGTCCGGGCGCGAGGTGCTGGCCTGGGTGCGCACCCACCTGGACCGGCGCATCCCGGTCATGTTCCTGACCTGCCGCGATGCCGAGCACGACATCGTCAGCGCGCTCGCCGCGGGCGCCGACGACTACATGGTCAAGCCGATCCGCCCGGCGGAGCTGGCCGCGCGCATCGAATGCCTGCTGCGGCGCGCGTATCCCGCGCAGGCGTCGCCGCACGCGCCGCTGCGGCTGGGCGACTATGCGTTCGACTGCGCGCTGCGCAAGGTCACCTGCAACGGCCAGCCGATCGGCCTGACGCCTAAGGAGTTCGACCTCGCGGTGCTGCTGTTCCGCCACGAGGGCCGCATCGTCACGCGCGACCATATCACCGCCGCGGTCTGGGGCCGCGAGATCTCGCCCATGTCGCGCACCATCGATACCCACGTGTCGCGCGTGCGCAGCAAGCTCGGGCTGCAGGCCGAACACGGCATGCGGCTGACCCCGGTCTATACGCATGGCTACCGGCTGGAGCGCATGGCACACGCCGAGCGGGCCGCGGCATGA
- a CDS encoding HAMP domain-containing histidine kinase: MTARPLRQALVAATLCLGAYWLARRTRGAAAVPARPGQGNADVRDPAAVLDMLLHVLGHDLRQPNASLLAWLALRETRSQADAALLAQVGGHARRSLAHIDDLNRLLRETRHAYRMRRIAMETLLDEALDRVWTEAGEAGIRLERPAGRLPRIGGDAAMLAGTLQWLLASAIGAAARGTALRTTCRGHAGGMALSIVFQPPDDASAAQLARPGPALLCAQRVVARHGGLLVPLQPLQGAAAQAGWYLWLRRRPRP; this comes from the coding sequence ATGACGGCGCGCCCGCTGCGCCAGGCGCTGGTTGCCGCAACGTTGTGCCTGGGCGCGTACTGGCTGGCGCGGCGCACCCGCGGCGCCGCAGCCGTGCCGGCGCGGCCAGGCCAGGGCAATGCCGACGTGCGCGACCCGGCCGCCGTGCTCGACATGCTGCTGCATGTGCTGGGCCACGACCTGCGCCAACCCAATGCCTCGCTGCTGGCGTGGCTGGCGCTGCGCGAGACCCGGTCGCAGGCCGATGCCGCACTGCTGGCGCAGGTGGGCGGCCATGCGCGCCGCTCGCTCGCCCATATCGACGACCTGAACCGGCTGCTGCGCGAAACCCGGCATGCCTACCGGATGCGGCGGATCGCCATGGAAACCTTGCTCGATGAAGCGCTGGACCGCGTCTGGACCGAAGCCGGCGAGGCCGGCATCCGGCTGGAGCGCCCGGCCGGACGCCTGCCGCGCATCGGCGGGGACGCGGCGATGCTCGCCGGCACGCTGCAATGGCTGCTGGCCAGCGCCATCGGCGCCGCGGCGCGTGGCACGGCCCTGCGTACCACATGCCGCGGCCATGCCGGTGGCATGGCGCTGTCGATCGTGTTCCAGCCCCCCGACGACGCAAGCGCCGCGCAACTGGCCCGGCCCGGGCCCGCACTGCTGTGCGCGCAGCGCGTGGTGGCGCGCCATGGCGGGCTGCTGGTGCCGCTGCAGCCGCTGCAAGGCGCCGCGGCGCAGGCCGGCTGGTACCTGTGGCTGCGGCGCCGGCCGCGCCCATGA
- a CDS encoding porin has translation MKKSAIVLAAGSLLAGSAFAQTSVTLYGIVDQSIRFQTNANANNDNSWELTNGAVTNSRWGIKGSEALGNNLKAIFQLENGFDPDTGRANQNGRLFGRQAYVGLSGDFGTIKLGRQYTEGFNFFGDYDPLTIGNYTNNAWPFFLTNFRNDNVVSYGGKFGGLDVGASYGFGEQPGSMSQNQYWGARAAYTFGPFGIGGVYQEVRNTTGEKQQMWGAAGKYSIGPAKVFVGYIGGKDRTGSVDASLNFDTSTGATTMNPIPAGGNAAANPRKDTIGYIGVTYQATPALALTGVFYGDYVENVNGVNDNNGRRYTGVLLAEYSLSKRTQVYGTVDFNKVSGGTITEMPGRNNQTGAAIGIRHIF, from the coding sequence ATGAAGAAATCGGCCATCGTCCTCGCAGCCGGCAGCCTGTTGGCAGGTTCGGCTTTCGCACAAACCTCCGTCACCCTGTACGGTATCGTCGACCAGAGCATCCGCTTCCAGACGAACGCGAACGCCAACAATGACAACTCGTGGGAACTGACCAACGGCGCCGTCACCAACAGCCGCTGGGGCATCAAGGGCAGCGAAGCCCTGGGCAACAACCTGAAGGCGATCTTCCAGCTGGAAAACGGCTTTGATCCGGACACCGGTCGCGCCAACCAGAATGGCCGCCTGTTTGGTCGTCAGGCCTACGTGGGCCTGAGCGGCGACTTCGGCACGATCAAGCTGGGCCGCCAGTACACCGAAGGCTTTAATTTCTTCGGCGACTACGATCCGCTGACCATCGGCAACTACACCAACAACGCCTGGCCGTTCTTCCTGACCAACTTCCGTAACGACAACGTCGTCAGCTACGGCGGCAAGTTCGGCGGCCTGGACGTCGGCGCCAGCTACGGCTTCGGCGAGCAGCCGGGCAGCATGAGCCAGAACCAGTACTGGGGCGCGCGTGCCGCTTACACCTTTGGTCCGTTCGGCATCGGCGGCGTGTACCAGGAAGTGCGCAACACCACCGGCGAGAAGCAGCAGATGTGGGGCGCTGCGGGTAAATACTCGATCGGCCCGGCAAAGGTCTTCGTGGGTTATATCGGTGGCAAGGACCGCACCGGCAGTGTCGACGCTTCGCTGAACTTCGACACCTCGACCGGCGCCACGACGATGAACCCGATCCCGGCAGGTGGCAACGCAGCGGCCAACCCGCGCAAGGACACCATCGGCTACATCGGCGTGACCTACCAGGCCACCCCTGCGCTGGCGCTAACCGGCGTGTTCTACGGCGACTATGTCGAAAACGTCAACGGCGTGAACGACAACAACGGCCGTCGCTACACCGGCGTGCTGCTGGCCGAGTACTCGCTGTCCAAGCGCACCCAGGTCTACGGCACGGTTGACTTCAACAAGGTTTCGGGCGGCACCATCACCGAAATGCCGGGCCGCAACAACCAGACCGGCGCTGCCATCGGTATCCGCCACATCTTCTGA
- the minE gene encoding cell division topological specificity factor MinE yields the protein MSILSFLLGEKKKSASVAKERLQIILAHERTGHSAPADYLPALQRELVAVISKYVKIGDQDLRVSLERQDNLEVLEVKIEIPQH from the coding sequence ATGTCGATCCTTTCCTTCCTGCTGGGAGAGAAGAAGAAGTCCGCGTCAGTCGCCAAGGAGCGGCTGCAGATCATCCTGGCGCACGAGCGCACCGGCCATTCCGCCCCCGCCGACTACCTGCCCGCGCTGCAGCGCGAGCTGGTCGCGGTGATCTCCAAATACGTCAAGATCGGCGACCAGGACCTGCGTGTCAGCCTGGAACGCCAGGACAACCTCGAGGTGCTCGAGGTCAAGATCGAAATCCCGCAGCACTGA
- the minD gene encoding septum site-determining protein MinD yields the protein MAKIIVVTSGKGGVGKTTTSASFAAGLALRGHKTAVIDFDVGLRNLDLIMGCERRVVYDLINVVQGEANLRQALIKDKKCENLFILPASQTRDKDALTREGVEKVINGLIEMDFEFIICDSPAGIESGALMAMYFADEALIVTNPEVSSVRDSDRILGILASKTKRATEGGEPIKEHLLITRYNPKRVHGGEMLSLTDIQEILRIKLIGVVPESEAVLHASNQGTPAIHLEGSDVADAYGDVVDRFLGKDKPMRFTDYQKPGLFSRIFGNK from the coding sequence ATGGCAAAAATCATCGTTGTGACCTCCGGCAAGGGAGGCGTCGGCAAGACCACCACCAGCGCCAGCTTTGCCGCCGGCCTGGCCCTGCGCGGCCACAAGACTGCCGTGATCGACTTCGACGTCGGCCTGCGCAACCTCGACCTGATCATGGGTTGCGAACGCCGCGTGGTGTATGACCTGATCAACGTGGTGCAGGGCGAAGCCAACCTGCGCCAGGCGCTGATCAAGGACAAGAAGTGCGAGAACCTGTTCATCCTGCCGGCGTCGCAGACGCGCGACAAGGATGCGCTCACGCGCGAGGGCGTCGAGAAGGTCATCAACGGCCTGATCGAGATGGATTTCGAATTCATCATCTGCGACTCGCCCGCCGGCATCGAGTCGGGCGCGCTGATGGCCATGTACTTCGCCGACGAGGCGCTGATCGTGACCAACCCGGAAGTGTCGTCGGTGCGCGATTCGGACCGCATCCTCGGCATCCTGGCATCCAAGACCAAGCGCGCCACCGAGGGCGGCGAGCCGATCAAGGAACACCTGCTGATCACCCGCTACAACCCCAAGCGCGTGCATGGCGGCGAAATGCTGTCGCTGACCGACATCCAGGAAATCCTGCGCATCAAGCTGATCGGCGTGGTGCCGGAATCGGAAGCCGTGCTGCACGCCTCGAACCAGGGCACGCCCGCCATCCACCTGGAAGGCAGCGACGTGGCCGACGCCTATGGCGACGTGGTGGACCGCTTTCTCGGCAAGGACAAGCCGATGCGTTTCACCGACTATCAGAAGCCGGGGCTGTTCTCGCGCATCTTCGGCAACAAGTAA
- the minC gene encoding septum site-determining protein MinC: MSQKKSPRFELRSGNVDALLLALQTADMAALRDDLLTRFEATPDFFSNDVIALDLRALDDDSEVALGTVIDTLATLKARAIGVVARAGQREWAERFGLPLLDSQARRSGATERAAEARAAAAAEQAAAEHAAREEAARAAAQAATDAAVAAAVRQTQTLLIDKPLRSGQQVYAHGDVVIMDVVSYGAEVIAEGNIHIYAPLRGRALAGVKGNTAARIFSTCMEPELISIAGIYRTAEQTLPADVHGKTAQVRLADEKLILEALRLK; the protein is encoded by the coding sequence ATGTCCCAGAAGAAATCGCCACGCTTCGAGCTGCGCAGTGGCAACGTCGACGCCCTCCTTCTCGCCCTCCAGACCGCCGACATGGCTGCGCTGCGGGATGACCTCCTGACCCGCTTCGAAGCCACCCCCGACTTCTTCTCCAATGACGTGATCGCGCTGGACCTGCGCGCGCTCGACGATGACAGCGAAGTTGCGCTCGGCACCGTGATCGACACGCTGGCGACGCTCAAGGCGCGCGCCATCGGCGTGGTGGCCCGAGCCGGCCAGCGCGAGTGGGCCGAGCGCTTCGGCCTGCCGCTGCTCGACAGCCAGGCCCGCCGCAGCGGCGCCACCGAGCGCGCCGCCGAGGCCAGGGCCGCCGCCGCTGCGGAACAGGCTGCCGCCGAACACGCGGCGCGCGAGGAAGCCGCCCGCGCCGCGGCGCAGGCCGCGACCGACGCCGCCGTGGCCGCCGCCGTGCGCCAGACCCAGACCCTGCTGATCGACAAGCCGCTGCGCTCCGGCCAGCAGGTCTACGCGCATGGCGACGTGGTGATCATGGACGTGGTCAGCTACGGCGCCGAGGTCATCGCCGAAGGCAACATCCATATCTATGCCCCGCTGCGCGGCCGCGCGCTGGCGGGCGTCAAGGGCAACACCGCGGCGCGCATCTTCAGCACGTGCATGGAGCCCGAACTGATTTCCATCGCCGGCATCTACCGGACCGCGGAGCAGACGCTTCCGGCCGATGTGCACGGCAAGACCGCCCAGGTGCGCCTGGCCGATGAAAAACTGATCCTCGAAGCGCTGCGGCTCAAGTAA
- a CDS encoding magnesium and cobalt transport protein CorA, with protein sequence MGAIVNCVAYRQGKRLGTVSMEEIRTVLAVPGTFVWLGLHEPELALLRQAQQAFGLHDLAVEDATNAHQRPKLEAYGDSVFVVLNTAQLVEDEVVVGETHLFVGPNYVVSVRHGASSTYAPVRERCENDPHGLANGPGYVLYALMDFVVDHYLPIVTRLEDTFEALEQNIFRDEFDRAAIERLYQIKRQVLRLRNAVSPVEDMCGQLIRLHEEVVPKELRAYFRDIEDHASRLVRTLDVVREMLTTAVQVNLALVTVGQNEVVKRLAGWGAILAIPTVVFSLYGMNFDFMPELKVHYAYPAVIGVTALACGALWRRLHRAGWI encoded by the coding sequence ATGGGCGCCATCGTCAATTGCGTGGCTTACCGGCAGGGCAAGCGGCTCGGCACGGTAAGCATGGAAGAAATCCGGACGGTGCTGGCCGTGCCCGGCACCTTCGTCTGGCTGGGCCTGCACGAGCCCGAGCTGGCGCTGCTGCGCCAGGCGCAGCAGGCTTTCGGCCTGCATGACCTTGCGGTCGAAGACGCGACCAACGCGCACCAGCGGCCCAAGCTCGAGGCCTACGGCGATTCCGTGTTCGTGGTGCTCAACACCGCGCAGCTGGTCGAGGACGAAGTCGTGGTCGGCGAGACCCACCTGTTCGTCGGCCCCAACTACGTGGTCTCGGTGCGCCACGGCGCCAGCAGCACCTATGCGCCGGTGCGCGAGCGCTGCGAAAACGACCCGCACGGCCTGGCCAATGGCCCGGGCTATGTGCTGTACGCGCTGATGGACTTTGTCGTCGACCACTACCTGCCCATCGTCACGCGCCTGGAGGACACCTTCGAGGCGCTGGAGCAAAACATCTTCCGCGACGAATTCGACCGCGCCGCGATCGAGCGCCTGTACCAGATCAAGCGCCAGGTGCTGCGCCTGCGCAATGCGGTCAGCCCGGTCGAAGACATGTGCGGCCAGCTGATCCGGCTGCACGAGGAGGTGGTGCCGAAGGAGTTGCGCGCCTATTTCCGCGATATCGAAGACCACGCCAGCCGGCTGGTGCGCACGCTCGACGTGGTGCGCGAAATGCTGACCACGGCGGTGCAGGTCAACCTGGCGCTGGTGACCGTCGGGCAGAACGAGGTGGTCAAGCGGCTGGCCGGCTGGGGCGCGATCCTGGCGATCCCGACGGTGGTGTTCAGCCTGTATGGCATGAACTTCGATTTCATGCCGGAGCTGAAAGTCCACTACGCCTATCCGGCCGTGATCGGCGTGACCGCGCTGG